From a region of the Terriglobales bacterium genome:
- a CDS encoding NADH-quinone oxidoreductase subunit J, with translation MATSFFFYFLSALALLGGVLVITRRNPVHSALALILTLLALAGIYLMLYAPFVAGVQIILYAGGIMVLFLFVIMLVSIEKNEREQQFNRQWLVGLLATGVLAAMFVFIYFQGSGIFPQRVAPMPETANTQQVGIMLYGNYLLPFEVASLLLLVAIVGAVVMAKKRI, from the coding sequence GTGGCCACATCTTTCTTCTTCTATTTCTTGTCAGCGCTGGCCTTGCTGGGTGGCGTGCTGGTGATCACGCGCCGCAACCCGGTGCACTCGGCGCTGGCGTTGATTCTCACCCTGCTGGCGTTGGCTGGGATCTACCTGATGCTGTACGCGCCTTTCGTGGCCGGCGTTCAGATCATTCTGTATGCCGGCGGGATCATGGTGCTGTTCCTGTTCGTGATCATGCTGGTTTCGATCGAGAAAAACGAGCGCGAGCAGCAGTTCAACCGGCAATGGCTGGTCGGGCTGCTGGCCACGGGCGTACTGGCGGCGATGTTCGTCTTTATTTATTTCCAGGGCAGCGGGATCTTCCCGCAGCGCGTGGCGCCCATGCCGGAGACGGCGAACACGCAGCAGGTCGGGATCATGCTGTACGGGAATTACCTGTTGCCGTTCGAGGTGGCGTCGCTGCTGCTGCTGGTGGCGATCGTGGGCGCGGTGGTGATGGCGAAGAAAAGGATCTAG
- the nuoK gene encoding NADH-quinone oxidoreductase subunit NuoK, translating to MGEITILHYLVVAAALFAIGTIGVLTRRNVVIVLMSIELILNAVNLNLVAFSRLYGLHGQVFSIFVITDAAAEAAVGLGILIAFFRNKETVNVDEVDLLKW from the coding sequence ATGGGCGAGATCACCATCTTGCACTATCTGGTCGTGGCGGCGGCGTTGTTCGCCATCGGGACGATTGGTGTGCTCACGCGGCGCAATGTGGTGATTGTGCTCATGTCCATCGAGCTGATCCTGAACGCGGTGAACCTGAACCTGGTGGCGTTTTCGCGGCTCTACGGGCTGCACGGGCAGGTGTTCTCGATCTTCGTGATCACCGACGCCGCGGCCGAGGCGGCCGTGGGGCTGGGAATCCTGATCGCGTTCTTCCGGAACAAAGAGACGGTGAACGTGGACGAGGTGGACCTGCTGAAGTGGTGA